The following are from one region of the Ignavibacteriales bacterium genome:
- a CDS encoding DUF1207 domain-containing protein: MNHPKFILLFLFSVLTNLFGQEPNEGKSNFEFLPSGLHFQSLKANYQEAKIGVLYFPSNKNLKIDLGNSIDLFSFHFPQDDVRVTMGIDFFAYALSTSFAGNRLQIDALDGLFGGNTVISKKMGEDRIVAHLRVLHNSAHLVDGHFNQVTNSWIGNKKPIPYTKDFGELVFAYEHNSYSVLLKSYGGFSYASLIRPSTLKRWNFLLGFETAFPSLIGKVFDKPANLFIAYNLLLNGENTYNGNSDLMAGIKFGSWKEKGITLYAEYYLGQRRFDEYYKERVKEFGIGFYVDFF, translated from the coding sequence ATGAATCATCCAAAGTTCATTTTACTATTTTTGTTTTCTGTTTTAACAAACCTGTTTGGGCAGGAACCAAATGAAGGGAAATCAAATTTTGAATTTCTTCCATCTGGTTTACATTTCCAAAGCCTCAAAGCAAATTACCAGGAAGCAAAAATTGGCGTGCTCTACTTTCCGTCAAATAAAAATCTTAAAATAGATCTGGGAAACTCAATCGATTTATTTTCATTTCACTTTCCGCAAGATGATGTTCGTGTTACAATGGGAATTGATTTTTTTGCATATGCTTTATCCACCAGCTTTGCAGGTAACAGGCTGCAGATTGATGCTCTGGATGGACTCTTCGGAGGTAATACAGTCATTTCAAAAAAAATGGGCGAAGACCGCATCGTTGCACACTTAAGAGTTTTGCATAACAGCGCGCATTTGGTTGATGGACATTTCAATCAGGTAACAAATTCATGGATCGGAAATAAAAAACCAATTCCTTATACAAAAGACTTTGGTGAATTGGTTTTTGCTTATGAACATAATTCATACTCAGTTTTGCTAAAAAGCTATGGCGGATTTTCTTATGCTTCATTGATAAGACCATCAACATTAAAACGGTGGAATTTTCTCCTTGGTTTTGAAACAGCATTTCCTTCTTTGATTGGAAAAGTTTTTGATAAACCGGCAAACTTATTTATTGCATACAACCTTTTGTTGAACGGTGAAAATACTTATAACGGAAATTCTGATTTAATGGCAGGAATAAAATTCGGAAGCTGGAAAGAAAAGGGAATAACACTTTATGCTGAATATTATCTTGGTCAAAGAAGATTTGATGAGTATTACAAAGAAAGAGTTAAAGAGTTTGGAATTGGTTTTTATGTTGACTTCTTTTAG
- the purL gene encoding phosphoribosylformylglycinamidine synthase subunit PurL produces the protein MKEPEVTLATALEHGLTEEEFAKISKRLGRKPNYTELGIISVMWSEHCSYKNSIALLKTLPRSGGKLLVGAGEENAGLVDIGDGFAIAFKIESHNHPSAVEPYQGAATGVGGILRDIFTMGARPIASLNSLRFGTLDDARTRYLFDGVVKGIADYGNCFGVPTVAGEVYFDKCYRDNPLINAMAVGIVRTDRVASAVAKGEGNPIMIVGSSTGRDGIHGATFASEEISEKSEAKRPSVQVGDPFTEKLLLEATLEIIKEDLIVGIQDMGAAGISCSTSEMSAKGESGMKIDLSKVPLREKGMTAYEIMLSESQERMLVCVKKGNEKRIKEIFKKWDLNCEIVGYVTNDGILSIDYLGERKADLPSFDLVLGGGAPVYTRETKEPEYLKQTREFDFSKLPQPNNLIVVFEKIFSSPNIASKKWVYEQYDSMVRTNTIVGPGCDAAVIFIKDTNKAIAVKTDCNGKYVYLNPKEGAKIAVAESARNIVCSGGVPLAITNCLNFGNPYKPEVYWQFKQAIEGMGDACRFFDTPVTGGNVSFYNESPDAAVYPTPVIGMLGLIENLENITTSYFKQEDDLIYLLGEDFEEIGGSEYLQAIHGIVAGNAPAIDLQREKDLHTVVLKLIENKLINSAHDVTEGGILSCLAECCILDKEKLIGAIVTVPVKSREDFSFFSESQSRIVVSVPMEKKDQFEKHFPSGKISCNLLGKTTSSALSVNDKYKFNLERLADLYYNSITKIMNIPVEEYQ, from the coding sequence ATGAAAGAACCGGAAGTAACTTTAGCAACAGCCTTAGAGCACGGATTAACCGAAGAAGAGTTCGCAAAGATATCTAAAAGACTCGGCAGAAAACCAAACTACACGGAGCTTGGAATTATTTCAGTAATGTGGAGTGAGCATTGCAGTTATAAAAACTCAATTGCATTGCTAAAAACACTCCCTCGGAGCGGAGGTAAGCTGCTTGTTGGCGCAGGAGAAGAAAATGCCGGGCTGGTTGATATTGGTGACGGTTTTGCAATAGCATTCAAGATCGAAAGTCATAATCATCCATCCGCTGTTGAACCATACCAGGGTGCCGCTACAGGAGTTGGTGGAATTCTTCGCGATATTTTTACAATGGGCGCCCGTCCTATTGCTTCATTAAACTCATTGCGCTTTGGAACTCTTGATGATGCACGAACACGTTACTTATTCGATGGTGTTGTTAAAGGAATTGCTGATTATGGAAATTGTTTCGGAGTTCCAACTGTTGCCGGTGAAGTTTATTTTGATAAATGCTACAGAGACAATCCATTGATTAATGCTATGGCAGTTGGAATCGTCCGGACAGACAGAGTTGCTTCCGCAGTTGCAAAAGGAGAAGGAAATCCAATAATGATTGTCGGCTCATCTACCGGCAGAGATGGAATACACGGCGCCACATTTGCCTCCGAAGAAATTTCAGAAAAGTCAGAAGCAAAACGCCCGTCCGTTCAGGTTGGTGATCCATTCACAGAAAAATTACTTCTTGAAGCAACGCTTGAAATTATTAAAGAAGATTTGATTGTTGGCATTCAGGATATGGGCGCCGCCGGAATATCCTGCTCAACTTCTGAGATGAGCGCTAAAGGTGAATCAGGAATGAAGATTGACCTGAGCAAAGTTCCTCTTAGAGAAAAAGGAATGACCGCTTATGAGATTATGCTTTCCGAAAGCCAGGAAAGAATGCTCGTTTGTGTTAAAAAAGGAAACGAGAAACGAATAAAAGAAATTTTTAAAAAGTGGGATTTGAATTGCGAAATTGTCGGCTATGTTACAAACGATGGCATTCTCTCGATTGATTATCTGGGTGAACGGAAAGCTGATTTGCCTTCATTCGATTTGGTCCTTGGCGGAGGTGCTCCTGTTTACACCAGGGAAACTAAAGAACCGGAATATCTGAAACAAACACGCGAATTTGATTTTTCAAAATTGCCTCAGCCGAATAATTTAATTGTTGTTTTTGAAAAGATATTTTCTTCTCCAAACATTGCATCTAAAAAATGGGTTTATGAACAATACGATTCCATGGTTAGAACGAATACTATTGTTGGTCCCGGCTGCGATGCCGCAGTTATTTTTATTAAGGATACAAACAAAGCCATCGCGGTAAAAACCGATTGCAACGGAAAATATGTTTACTTAAATCCGAAAGAAGGTGCTAAGATTGCGGTTGCAGAATCAGCGCGTAATATAGTTTGCTCCGGCGGAGTGCCGCTTGCGATTACTAACTGTTTAAATTTTGGCAATCCTTACAAACCAGAAGTTTATTGGCAGTTCAAGCAAGCTATTGAAGGAATGGGAGATGCCTGCAGATTTTTCGATACGCCGGTTACAGGCGGCAATGTTAGTTTCTACAATGAATCGCCTGATGCAGCAGTTTATCCAACACCAGTTATAGGTATGCTTGGTTTGATTGAAAATCTTGAGAACATTACTACTTCTTATTTTAAACAAGAAGATGATTTAATTTATCTTCTTGGAGAAGACTTTGAGGAAATTGGTGGAAGTGAATATCTTCAGGCAATTCACGGAATAGTTGCGGGAAATGCACCGGCAATTGATCTGCAAAGAGAAAAAGATTTACATACTGTTGTTCTAAAATTGATTGAAAATAAATTAATCAACTCCGCACACGATGTTACAGAAGGTGGGATTCTTTCCTGTTTAGCTGAGTGTTGCATTTTAGATAAGGAAAAATTAATTGGAGCTATAGTAACTGTTCCAGTTAAGTCCAGGGAAGATTTTTCTTTCTTCTCCGAATCGCAATCGAGAATTGTTGTTTCAGTTCCAATGGAAAAGAAAGACCAGTTTGAAAAACATTTTCCATCAGGTAAAATTTCCTGCAATTTATTAGGCAAAACAACCAGCAGCGCTCTTAGTGTAAATGATAAATATAAATTCAATTTGGAAAGACTCGCTGATTTATACTATAATTCAATTACTAAAATAATGAATATTCCGGTTGAGGAATATCAGTAG
- a CDS encoding ribonuclease H-like domain-containing protein, whose product MRKIVFDIETCGCEMKELSESQQEYLLRDALKEPDPELREQKAQDAERFLSLYPLTAKVVAIGMYDITKEKVLVYYESENEEEWKAEDKPAHYKGMSEVEMIKKFWEIADKVDQVITFNGRNFDVPFLMMRSAFLKIKPSKNFLGYRYDAKTHVDLLEQFTFYGITRKFNLDFYCYGFGVKSPKSKEVSGMEVKNLYEAGKVKDIAIYCGEDVTATYKLYKIWDEFLNIK is encoded by the coding sequence ATGAGAAAAATAGTTTTTGATATTGAAACCTGCGGATGTGAGATGAAGGAATTATCCGAAAGTCAGCAGGAGTATTTATTACGCGATGCTTTAAAGGAACCTGATCCTGAATTAAGAGAACAAAAAGCCCAGGATGCTGAAAGGTTTCTGAGTCTTTATCCTTTAACTGCTAAAGTTGTTGCAATTGGAATGTATGATATTACTAAAGAAAAAGTTTTGGTTTATTATGAAAGTGAAAACGAAGAAGAATGGAAGGCTGAAGATAAACCCGCTCATTACAAGGGAATGAGTGAAGTGGAAATGATTAAAAAATTCTGGGAGATTGCCGATAAAGTTGATCAGGTAATAACATTTAATGGAAGAAATTTTGATGTTCCTTTTCTAATGATGCGATCAGCTTTCCTAAAAATTAAACCATCAAAGAATTTCCTTGGCTACCGTTACGATGCAAAAACTCATGTTGATCTGCTCGAGCAATTTACTTTTTATGGCATCACACGCAAATTTAACCTGGATTTTTACTGTTATGGATTTGGTGTAAAATCACCAAAGTCGAAAGAAGTTAGCGGGATGGAAGTGAAGAATCTTTATGAAGCAGGGAAAGTAAAAGACATTGCCATCTACTGTGGTGAAGATGTTACAGCGACATATAAACTGTACAAAATCTGGGATGAGTTTTTGAACATCAAATAA
- the ltaE gene encoding low-specificity L-threonine aldolase, with protein MKFIDLRSDTVTRPSEAMRKAMYEAEVGDDVFKEDPTVNKLQSYAAELLGKEAALFVPSGTMANQVCLNVLTNPGDEVICEKDSHIFNYESGSPAALSGIQLNTIEGKLGVITPEQVEDAIRPVSAYYMPKTKVIEVENTHNRAGGAIHPIENIIALSALAKKHNLLFHLDGARIWNASVATGIPVKEYAKYFDSVSCCLSKGLGAPVGSIISGTKEFIEKAFRVRKAWGGGMRQVGVIAAAGLYAIQNNIERLKEDHEKTRMIAESISKNHNLEINMNSVQTNILIFKPFKVKVEDAIVKCKEKGLLVSMGKIDSIRAVTHLDVSFDETAKAIMIMEEVFN; from the coding sequence ATGAAATTTATTGATCTCCGTTCTGACACAGTTACTCGTCCATCCGAAGCAATGCGTAAAGCAATGTACGAAGCTGAAGTTGGCGATGATGTTTTTAAAGAAGATCCTACAGTGAATAAACTTCAAAGCTATGCAGCAGAACTTCTTGGTAAAGAAGCTGCTTTGTTTGTGCCAAGCGGAACGATGGCTAACCAGGTTTGCCTGAACGTTCTTACAAATCCAGGTGATGAAGTTATTTGCGAAAAAGATTCTCACATTTTCAATTACGAATCCGGTTCGCCAGCAGCATTAAGTGGAATTCAGCTTAACACAATTGAAGGAAAATTAGGTGTAATTACTCCTGAGCAAGTTGAAGATGCGATTCGTCCCGTGAGTGCTTATTATATGCCAAAGACAAAAGTTATTGAAGTGGAAAATACTCACAACCGGGCTGGCGGCGCAATTCATCCAATAGAAAATATAATTGCCTTAAGCGCTTTAGCAAAGAAACACAATTTACTTTTTCATCTTGATGGTGCACGTATTTGGAATGCTTCTGTTGCAACCGGAATTCCTGTAAAAGAATACGCTAAGTATTTCGATTCAGTTTCCTGCTGCCTTTCCAAAGGATTGGGCGCACCGGTTGGTTCAATAATTTCCGGAACAAAAGAATTTATTGAAAAAGCATTCCGTGTTCGCAAAGCCTGGGGCGGAGGTATGCGGCAGGTTGGAGTAATTGCAGCGGCGGGACTTTATGCCATCCAGAATAACATCGAACGATTAAAAGAAGATCACGAAAAAACAAGAATGATTGCTGAATCAATTTCTAAAAATCACAACCTGGAAATCAATATGAATTCTGTTCAGACAAATATTCTCATATTCAAACCATTCAAAGTAAAAGTTGAAGATGCAATTGTAAAATGTAAAGAAAAAGGATTGCTTGTTTCGATGGGAAAAATTGATTCTATTCGCGCAGTCACTCATCTTGATGTTAGCTTTGATGAAACTGCTAAGGCAATTATGATTATGGAGGAAGTATTTAATTGA
- a CDS encoding YihY/virulence factor BrkB family protein, with the protein MKVNKFRFIRIPPAYEIKDFFKHYLGGLYNRVDEHHIFLFGSGLAFSLFLCIIPFILIIFSILGSILQASSVEQQIYTFIDTIIPYKEYADYAKQIIFSRIAEFIEYKTLAGVIGGLGLLFAASGLFSSMRTVLNKVFGVTKDKSAVVGILRDLGMVLFIVVFILMATIILPAIDIMKNVIHEWAILNFFQLSEFEHLFITVISFIIIFVTFFVLYSFIPYAKLGRKVPAVSAFWAAVFWEIAKRLFGYYLYNLASLNKIYGTYTLVVVLAFWIYYSSVLFIIGAEIGQLYRERLELKANVERLTKSKYKQIKKSK; encoded by the coding sequence ATGAAGGTTAACAAATTTAGATTTATTAGAATTCCACCAGCTTATGAAATCAAGGATTTTTTTAAGCATTATCTTGGTGGTTTATATAACCGAGTAGATGAACATCATATTTTTCTTTTTGGAAGCGGGCTTGCATTTTCACTTTTTCTCTGCATCATTCCATTCATTTTAATTATCTTTTCAATCCTTGGAAGTATATTACAAGCCTCATCCGTTGAACAACAGATATACACGTTCATAGACACCATAATACCGTATAAAGAATATGCTGATTACGCCAAACAGATTATTTTTTCGCGCATAGCAGAATTTATTGAATACAAAACTCTTGCTGGAGTGATTGGTGGTTTAGGTTTACTTTTTGCCGCAAGTGGATTGTTCAGCAGTATGAGAACAGTGCTAAATAAAGTTTTTGGAGTTACGAAAGATAAAAGTGCAGTCGTTGGTATCCTCCGCGATTTAGGTATGGTTCTTTTTATTGTCGTTTTTATCCTGATGGCTACAATCATTCTTCCAGCTATTGATATTATGAAAAATGTAATACATGAGTGGGCAATATTAAATTTCTTTCAGCTAAGTGAATTTGAACATTTGTTCATTACGGTTATTTCCTTCATTATCATATTTGTTACTTTTTTTGTTTTGTACAGTTTTATTCCTTATGCAAAACTTGGTAGAAAGGTGCCGGCAGTAAGCGCATTTTGGGCTGCTGTTTTTTGGGAGATTGCAAAGAGGTTGTTTGGCTACTATCTCTATAACCTTGCATCACTGAATAAAATTTATGGTACTTACACTTTAGTTGTTGTACTCGCTTTTTGGATTTACTACTCATCGGTTTTATTTATTATCGGGGCAGAAATTGGGCAGTTGTACCGCGAGAGGTTGGAGCTTAAAGCGAATGTGGAAAGATTAACCAAATCAAAGTATAAACAAATCAAAAAATCAAAATAG
- a CDS encoding T9SS type A sorting domain-containing protein — translation MKRLLLQIVFLLVSVSLNAQNFWEQTNGPFGGTVSALAINSSGNIFAGSAGNGVFRSVDNGNNWTWTGLPNIHVNFIAINNSGHIFAGTNGSGVFRSTDNGNNWTPTGLTNSFTYAIAINSDGVIFAGANGVMRSTDNGNSWTQTGLPNSTILSLVINGSGDIFAGKSVSNNNYGSGGIYRSTDNGNNWNLMGSGRDYLSDKTVYSLAINGSGDIFAGTDYPFWSSSAAVISSTDNGITWYPKDTGLPTNTFFSSLAINSSGDIFVGTTEGVFRSTDKGVKWAKTGLINNWAKSIAINNSGNIFAGAIDEGIFRSTDNGDNWDQINNGLTANEVTSLVINNNGNIFASVLYGGVFRTTDNGNNWTKINNGLINNDVAPLAINNSGHIFAGSQSSGVFRSTDNGNNWSQINNGLTNTEILSLVINSSGDIFAGNNGGGVVRSTDNGNNWSQTGLTTRSVTSLAIKSNGYVFAGTSDEGVFRSMDNGNNWTKKISGMPTNTYVSSFAINSSGDIFAGTGASGVVRSTDNGNNWTKISTGLANEVLSLAINSSGHIFAGTYGYGVFRSTNNGTNWTKINDGLTTNHAISLAINSNGYIFVGTIGSSVFRSVSTTTSVKDGRENIPTKFLLSQNYPNPFNPSTNISYSIPKASKVTLKIFDILGKEITTLINEEKTAGNYIVEFDSAKFNLPSGVYFYRLSARSREDSQVFDKTVKLILLK, via the coding sequence ATGAAAAGGTTACTGTTACAAATAGTGTTTTTACTTGTCTCTGTTTCTCTTAATGCACAAAATTTTTGGGAACAAACTAATGGACCGTTTGGTGGTACTGTTTCTGCCCTTGCAATAAATAGTAGTGGAAATATTTTTGCAGGAAGTGCTGGTAATGGAGTATTTCGGTCGGTAGATAATGGTAATAATTGGACTTGGACAGGCTTACCAAATATTCATGTTAATTTCATTGCAATAAATAATAGTGGGCATATTTTTGCGGGAACTAATGGTAGTGGGGTATTTCGTTCAACAGATAATGGTAATAACTGGACCCCAACAGGCTTGACAAATAGTTTTACTTATGCCATAGCAATAAATAGTGATGGAGTTATTTTTGCAGGGGCCAATGGAGTAATGCGTTCAACTGATAATGGAAATAGCTGGACTCAAACAGGGTTGCCGAATTCAACTATTCTTTCACTTGTAATAAATGGTAGTGGCGATATTTTTGCAGGGAAATCAGTTTCCAATAATAATTATGGATCTGGAGGAATATATCGCTCAACCGATAATGGGAATAACTGGAATTTGATGGGCTCTGGAAGAGATTATTTGTCGGATAAAACTGTTTACTCACTTGCGATAAATGGTAGTGGTGATATATTTGCGGGAACTGATTATCCTTTTTGGTCATCATCAGCTGCAGTAATTAGTTCAACTGATAATGGGATTACATGGTATCCCAAAGATACTGGTTTGCCAACAAATACTTTTTTTTCTTCCCTCGCAATAAATAGCAGTGGAGATATTTTTGTCGGAACTACTGAAGGAGTCTTTCGTTCAACAGATAAGGGTGTTAAATGGGCTAAAACAGGATTAATAAATAATTGGGCTAAATCTATTGCAATAAATAACAGTGGAAATATTTTTGCAGGGGCTATAGATGAAGGCATATTTCGTTCAACGGATAATGGGGATAACTGGGATCAAATAAATAATGGCTTGACAGCTAATGAAGTTACATCCCTTGTAATAAATAATAACGGAAATATTTTTGCGTCGGTTTTGTACGGTGGTGTATTTCGTACTACCGATAATGGGAATAACTGGACAAAAATAAATAATGGTTTGATAAATAATGACGTTGCTCCACTCGCAATAAATAATAGTGGTCATATTTTTGCAGGATCGCAGAGTAGTGGTGTATTTCGTTCAACGGATAATGGGAATAATTGGTCTCAAATAAATAATGGTTTGACAAATACTGAGATTCTTTCTCTTGTAATAAATAGTAGTGGCGATATTTTTGCTGGAAACAATGGTGGTGGAGTAGTTCGTTCAACGGATAATGGGAATAATTGGTCTCAAACGGGATTGACAACTAGAAGTGTTACTTCCCTTGCAATAAAAAGCAACGGATATGTTTTTGCAGGGACTTCTGATGAAGGAGTATTTCGTTCGATGGATAATGGGAATAATTGGACTAAAAAGATTTCAGGTATGCCAACAAATACTTATGTGTCTTCTTTTGCAATAAATAGTAGCGGCGATATCTTTGCGGGCACAGGGGCGAGTGGAGTAGTTCGTTCAACAGATAATGGAAATAACTGGACCAAAATAAGTACTGGTTTAGCTAATGAAGTTCTTTCTCTTGCAATAAATAGTAGTGGACATATTTTTGCAGGAACTTATGGCTATGGGGTATTTCGTTCAACAAATAATGGAACTAATTGGACTAAAATAAATGATGGCTTGACAACAAATCATGCTATTTCTCTTGCAATAAATAGTAACGGATATATCTTTGTAGGGACTATCGGCAGCAGTGTGTTCCGTAGTGTAAGTACAACAACTTCAGTAAAAGATGGTAGAGAAAATATACCAACTAAATTTTTGCTTTCACAAAATTATCCTAATCCATTTAATCCAAGTACAAATATTTCGTATTCAATTCCCAAAGCAAGCAAAGTCACTTTAAAAATATTTGATATTCTTGGAAAAGAAATTACCACTCTAATTAATGAAGAGAAAACGGCAGGTAATTATATTGTTGAATTTGACTCAGCGAAGTTTAATCTTCCAAGCGGCGTATATTTTTACAGGTTAAGTGCAAGGTCACGGGAAGATTCCCAGGTATTTGATAAAACGGTTAAACTAATTCTTCTTAAATAA
- a CDS encoding FKBP-type peptidyl-prolyl cis-trans isomerase, which translates to MASAQIGNKVKVHYTGRLESGQIFDSSKNSNPFEFTIGDGSLIQGFSNAVI; encoded by the coding sequence ATGGCATCAGCACAAATTGGCAATAAAGTTAAAGTTCATTATACCGGCAGATTAGAATCGGGACAAATTTTTGATTCATCCAAAAACAGCAATCCATTTGAGTTCACAATCGGTGATGGAAGTTTAATTCAGGGCTTTAGTAACGCAGTTATTTGA
- a CDS encoding Rrf2 family transcriptional regulator: MTVIFSKKCEYGIQAVLYLAAHLSDEVVRVDVIAKALKIPKEFVSKILQSLREHGIIESKKGKAGGFSLAKSPTKIKLIEIVEAIDGLDVFNTCVLGFPHCHPDHPCPLHNKWGKLRTEAYNMLSEETLDQFKEKTLSKIKTIKK; the protein is encoded by the coding sequence ATGACGGTTATATTTTCTAAAAAATGCGAATATGGAATCCAAGCGGTACTTTACCTTGCAGCTCATCTTTCCGATGAGGTAGTTCGGGTTGATGTTATCGCAAAAGCTTTAAAAATTCCTAAGGAATTTGTTTCCAAAATTCTTCAAAGTTTGCGGGAGCATGGAATAATTGAATCCAAGAAGGGGAAAGCCGGAGGATTTAGTCTTGCAAAATCACCAACCAAAATTAAGCTGATTGAAATAGTAGAAGCGATTGATGGCTTGGATGTGTTCAATACTTGTGTGCTGGGATTTCCGCATTGTCATCCCGATCATCCATGTCCATTACATAACAAGTGGGGGAAACTTAGAACCGAAGCTTATAATATGTTAAGCGAAGAAACCCTTGATCAATTTAAAGAAAAGACTTTAAGCAAAATTAAAACGATAAAGAAGTAA
- a CDS encoding T9SS type A sorting domain-containing protein, whose product MKIKIKKDFFDPKTQLVYVVGNFNNWKMTTIMQDPDGDSIYTFKLFDQNKGSELKFKFAIRDCYLENSPERKLILINERTVYEDFFDGDSVYSAPLLIDFIFSVNMVYEIVLNRLNPKKDTVIVRSNFGKCFSNIDRMQANPTSPNFYEQVKQRVIFGVDEKVWYKFGFVSGKDTIWENEIHYYSIGQDDINYRASFCERTFNDLNLEVVLNRDCTIKFHVDVKTAISDSSLGGEPFDSIKNVVIAGTPPPLKWPQENWPDSDSNKVIFLYDDRTNGDEIANDNIWSKEIILPMYSLLRVEYRFGINFGLQGLNKGSNNNESLNQTHFFDLYPWETNVYAMDFFGKMGENRIIFDNIEEPCTAIISDNFQLSQNYPNPFNPTTKIRYTLPSSGYVTLKVFDVLGKEVATLVKEEKPAGEYIAEFNASVLSSGIYFYQLKAGSFIQTKKMIVLR is encoded by the coding sequence ATGAAAATCAAAATCAAGAAAGATTTTTTTGATCCTAAAACACAATTAGTTTATGTGGTGGGGAATTTTAATAATTGGAAGATGACCACAATAATGCAAGACCCGGATGGAGATTCCATTTATACGTTTAAATTATTTGATCAGAATAAAGGGAGCGAATTGAAATTCAAATTCGCTATTAGAGATTGTTATTTGGAAAACTCTCCCGAAAGAAAATTAATCTTAATTAATGAAAGAACTGTTTATGAAGATTTCTTTGATGGTGATTCTGTTTATTCTGCTCCATTATTAATCGATTTTATTTTTTCTGTAAATATGGTATATGAAATAGTTTTAAATAGACTTAATCCTAAAAAAGATACGGTAATTGTGAGAAGCAATTTTGGCAAGTGTTTTAGCAATATTGATAGAATGCAAGCAAATCCAACAAGTCCTAATTTTTATGAACAGGTAAAACAAAGAGTTATCTTTGGAGTTGATGAAAAAGTTTGGTATAAATTCGGCTTTGTGTCTGGCAAAGATACTATATGGGAAAACGAAATTCATTATTATTCAATTGGGCAAGATGATATTAACTATAGGGCATCTTTTTGCGAAAGAACATTTAATGATTTGAATCTTGAGGTTGTTTTAAACCGGGATTGCACTATTAAATTTCATGTTGATGTAAAAACAGCAATATCTGATTCTTCTTTGGGCGGAGAACCATTTGATTCAATTAAAAATGTAGTTATTGCAGGTACCCCTCCTCCTTTAAAATGGCCTCAGGAAAATTGGCCTGATTCTGACAGTAACAAGGTGATTTTTCTTTATGATGATCGAACTAATGGTGATGAAATAGCGAACGATAATATTTGGAGTAAAGAAATAATACTCCCAATGTATTCTCTTCTCAGAGTAGAGTACAGATTTGGAATTAATTTTGGCTTACAAGGATTGAATAAAGGTAGTAACAATAATGAATCATTGAACCAAACTCATTTTTTTGACCTTTATCCATGGGAAACTAATGTTTATGCTATGGACTTTTTTGGAAAAATGGGTGAAAATCGAATTATTTTTGATAATATTGAAGAACCTTGTACTGCAATTATTTCTGACAATTTTCAACTATCTCAAAACTATCCTAATCCTTTCAATCCAACAACAAAAATTAGATACACATTACCAAGTTCAGGATATGTTACTCTAAAGGTTTTCGATGTTCTTGGAAAAGAAGTAGCTACTCTTGTCAAGGAAGAAAAACCAGCAGGAGAATATATTGCTGAATTTAATGCTTCTGTTCTAAGTAGTGGAATATATTTTTATCAATTAAAAGCAGGTAGTTTTATACAAACAAAAAAGATGATAGTGTTACGATAA